The stretch of DNA aacaacaaccgcGGCAACCGCAATTACTACCAGCCGTCCACCACCTCCTACAACCCTATGCCCCAACAACCTTCAGCCTCCACCAACGCCAACCCACGTCCCTTTAAGGGTCGTTGTCAGTGGTGTAGGCAAACCGGGCACGTCATTGCGAATTGCCCCTTCTTTCGCAAATTATTTCCTAATATTGTGTTTCCATCACCACCTACTCGCACCAACCCGCAACCACCTCAGGCCCATACGGCCACTGCCAACCACCCCGGCCCCAACCCTAACTACCTCCTCGACAGTGGGGCCTCCCACCACGTCACCCACGACCTTGACACCCTTGCCCTTCACTCCCCTTACCTCGGCCCAGACAATTTATTCATTGGAGATGGTTCCTCGTTGGATATCGCTAATATAGGTTCGCTTCATTTACCTTTCTCGTCTCTTAAATTCACCAATGTTTTACATGTGCCTCGCATTTCTCGTAATATCTTatctatttctcaattatgtcgTGAAAATAATGCATGTGTAATTTTCTCATCGTCTTCGTTTATTGTAAAGGAAATCTCGACGGGAACGACACTACTCCAGGGCCGAGCTAAAGACGGGATTTACGAGTTGAGCCCGTCCCAACCAAGTGCTTATTTTACCAAGAAAAGCTCAACTCCCTTATCATGGCATCATAAATTAGGCCACCCAACTTATGATGTAATGAAAATTATCAATAAAAATGCAACCTTTCCCTTTCATAATTTTTCTTTTTGCAATTCATGTCATATTAGTAAAAGTACGAAACTACCATTTGCAACATCGTCGCTCACTACAACCTCACCACTCGAATTAATATACTCGGACCTATGGACTAGTCCCGTTTTCTCACGTGAACAATACAAATATTATGTTATTTTTGTCGACCATTACACCAAATACATTTGGTTATTCCCGTTAAAACAAAAATCCGAAACCGCGCAAGTCTTCCTTCGATTTAAAGCTCTCGTAGAAAAATACTTTAACAAAACCGTTAAACATTTCTTCTCCGACAATGGTGGAGAATTTCAAAAACTAACACCTACCTTACTCGATAATGGCGTCAGTCACTCCACCTCTCCGCCTCACACCCCCGAACATAATGGATACGCGGAAAGAAGACACCGTCACATCGTAGAAACCGGGCTTGCTTTACTAGCTCACGCCGGACTCCCAACGACCCTATGGCCCTTTGCGTTTAGTACTGCAACTTACCTAATTAATCGTCTACCTACCAAGTCATTAAACAACAAAACCCCATATTTTTTACTTCATAATGTCGAACCCAATTACACCAAACTCCACAATTTCGGATGCTTGTGTTACCCATGGCTTCGGCCTTACACAAAGAATAAACTTGATTATCGATCCACACCTTGCATTTTTGTAGGATATTCGACAACCCAAAGTGCCTTCCATTGTCTCGACCCTAAGACAAATCGCATCTACACCTCTCGTCATGTTAAATTTATTGAAGACGAATTTGCCTACAAGAGTCTCCTTACAACCACATCACCTACTGACATCCACACCAATCCCGATGATTGGTGCAACCTTCTCATTCCTATCCTCTCACCACCTCCATCTACCACTTCGACCACTGTCCCTCCTGCAGCTCACCAATCACGACACCCTATTCACCAAGTTTATACCCGTCGCACACCCTCCTCCACTCCCTCCTCCACTCCCTCATCATCTGCTGCGCCCTCCCCTTCCACCGCCACACCATCTCCATCCACCACACCCACACCGAATCATCAACCGTCCAGCACTGTTGTTACTCGCCTTCAAAACAACATTCGAAAACCAAATCCTCGATATGCCAACCTCGCTCACGTCTCAACCACTACTCATTCGCTACCAAACACGGTTAAGCAGGCACTCATACTTCCTCCATGGCGTCACGCTATGCAGGATGAATATGATGCTCTTGTACGAAATAATACCTGGACTCTCGTCCCTCGACAACCTTCACACAACGTTATTGGCTGCAAATGGGTATATCGGATTAAATATAACCCCGATGGAACACTCAAGCAGCACAAAGCACGTCTTGTAGCTAAAGGATTTCATCAACGACCCGGCATCGACTACAATGAAACCTTTAGTCCAGTAATTAAACCAACAACCGTCCGCCTCATACTCTCTCTTGCGGTAGTCCAAAATTGGGCACTTCGACAACTCGACGTTAACAATGCATTTTTACAAGGTACTTTAACCGATAGTGTATACATGGCACAACCGCATGGCTTTGTTGATGCCACACAACCCGATTTTGTTTGCAAGCTAAACAAAGCCATCTATGGCTTAAAACAAGCCCCACGCGCATGGTATACCGAATTAAAAACGTATCTTGTCAACTATGGTTTTAAACAATCCATATCAGACTCCTCATTATTTCTTCTAAAAACAAACACAACCTGTATATACATGCTCGTCTACGTTGACGATATCATCATTACCGGTCCAAATCAAAACCATATTCAACAATTTATAACCAATTTAGCTCAACGATTCTCAATCAAAGATTTAGGACCACTCTCCTATTTTCTTGGCATTGAGGTCGCACATAATGACCTTGGCATACACCTCAACCAATCTAAATACATTTATGACCTACTAACTAAATACAAAATGTCCGAAGCTAAACCCATCAACACGCCTATTGCCACGGACACTCCACTTATCCGTGAAGATGAAAAACCCGTCCAAGATCACTCGGACTATCGTGCCATTGTCGGGAGCCTTCAATACCTATCTCTCACGCGCCCCGACATCGCTTTCACGGTCAACCGGCTCGCTCAGTTCCTCCATCACCCTACTTCCGCGCATTGGATGGCTCTGAAACGGCTACTACGCTACCTGCAAGGCACTCAAACCCACGGCCTACAACTCTATCGCACCTCACCTCTTTGTCTTCATGCTTTCTGTGATGCTGACTTTGCAGGTGACAAGCAATCCTACATTTCCACCACTGGCTATCTAATTTATCTCGGACGCAATCCCATCTCCTGGTCCTCGAAAAAACAACGAGGATTGGCACTTTCCACAACCGAAGCTGAGTTCCGCGCTGTCGCTGCTGTCACTACTGAAACTCTCTGGTTACGCAACCTACTTACTGAACTAGGCATTGTCACCACCAAAGCACCGGCCATTTACTGTGATAATATGTCCGCCACACTCTATGCCAAAAATCCAGTCTTTCATTCACGAATGAAGCACATGGCTCTAGCCTTTCACTTTGTTCGCGAACAACTTCAGCTTGGTCACATTCGCATCCAACATATCGCCGGCAAAGACCAACTCGCTGATGCTCTAACCAAGCCACTCCACAAACTCCGATTTCAAGAACTACGAGACAAGATTGGTCTTCTCCCACCGAAGTCCATCTTGAGGGGGCGTATCAACCGTGATCCTCACATATCCTCCATATCTCCAAATCTTCACAAATAGGCAAAGTAAATAATACATATCATGTAAATATAGGTAGTATATTATTCATGTGTATATGATCTTTATCTTAACCTAAAATAGAGGTAACCTAGTCTTATATAAATCAATGTAATCCTCAGTGCAATGtatcattcatcattcattcaaTATCCCTCTCTTAcagattcaaccccctcgtcatcaaaaaaaaaaaaaaaaaatcgaactaTCGAGGAGAATGAAATTTTCTCAATATATAGTGCATCTTactgcttaaatagaaaaattacatgtATAGTGGTGTTATAACCGTTACAACAGCGACTTGTTGACCTAAACAGATCGATATACAAGATACAACAAGATACGAGTATTATTTTAGACATATTACAACAACATGAACAGAAAGATCCATAGGTTAAGGATAAATCCGCGTTTTCACCTACTTTCTAATATCTAAACTGTAATTAATGTACATAATTATACGTACCCTAATCTAATTTTTGCAAATAACTAAAATATCAGGAAATTTGATAGAATAATATAAATGACCGTCTGTTGGGTGTTCCGCGGAACAGACATGTTCATCCTTCCTTTTTCACCACATCTGTTGCAGCTTTGTTTTCAGGTTTGGTCTCATCGACTGTTGACTTAGTTTCAGATTCCGCTTTACCAGCCGCTGCATTTTCTTTGGGCTTTGCTTCCGCTGAACTGGTCGCTGCAGGAATTTTCTTCTCGAGAAAAATCTCAAGCTGCACGAAAAGAGCAGtaacaaacaagtcaacacagcCTTACCATGGTACTCGTATTATcaagaaaccgtctcatataaAGCAGAAATGTGGGAAAGTAACCTTGGCCTTCTGAACCACCCGGCCCTTGTTTTCGTCTTTTGAATCAACAGTTGATGTTAAAACCTCTGTTTGACAAAAGCAGATTAATTTCGTCGTAATTGTGAATTGTCATGATATTAATAAAATTCATGAGATTAATAAAATCTTACTCTTCTCCACAGCAACACCATTTGCCTTCAGAATCTCGGCGATTGTAACAAGAGTTGGAATAGCTGAAAGAACGACGATATTAAGCACCATCAGGCATCAACCAAACAAATAATAATGTCGATAAAGAACGCAAAAACTTAACCGAGTATGTTTCACATGTGATACCGACTCATATAAAATGCATTGTCGATATTTGTCATAAAATAGTAAAATTCGAGGATTTTACCCATGCCAAGAGCAGAAAGCTCAATGTCATTATGCTGCTTCATGTACCTCTGCAGTAAAAACATTTCACATCAACCACAAAAAATCAAGAACACTGAAAGATATTACGTAAAACATAAAaaataagacgaaattttaaaCGTGATTTTAGAAGAAATTGAAACTTTAGATGGAAAGGAAAACTATATACTTAAAACCGACTTTATATATTTAAGACCGTCACAATCAGATAAAAACGTCAAGTATGAAACATCTTTAGAGGCCATATGTTCTATGTCAATTTTCACTTACATCCTAAATTTTCGCAGTCACGGTAAAACCATTGTTTATTTTTTGAAAGGTGTGTGATGAATAAGAACAATTTATTTACAAGGCCGTCTAAGAAAAAAATTTAAACGTCTACGGAAtatattcatttttttttcaacacCTTCTGGacgaatgcaaaaaaaaaaaaaaaaactttttttccCAAACATGACCCGTCCATATTCAAATTGACATACTTAACAAATTATACATAAGCCATTTTCTCCGATTTcaacataaaataaaaaaaaaaaaaaaaaaaacatatcaaTGTCACTTAcaaaaacattatatttttaaatGACATAAAAGTTTAGACACAACAAATTCGATGCTAAAACAACATTTTTGATCGAAAACAGTATGAATAGACAGAGAGTCAGAGACCGATAAACTAACGTAAAAACTTTGTTAATTAATTTGCATTTACATTACGTACCAACATGCAAAAATCTTAAACAACATCCATTTCTTCCAGTTTATAATTCACGGTTTTCAAAACGACATTTTGCCCTTAATTTATTTTACGTTTTCatacatttttatttttttatgacaAACATAAAtatgttaagaaatatgagtacCTTAGCGAGATTAAGGTA from Silene latifolia isolate original U9 population chromosome 10, ASM4854445v1, whole genome shotgun sequence encodes:
- the LOC141606560 gene encoding uncharacterized protein At2g34160-like gives rise to the protein MAQAVLYPEQPKQVDVVVENPVVVSTVALSKVGDDSHKKNRIQVSNTKKPLFFYLNLAKRYMKQHNDIELSALGMAIPTLVTIAEILKANGVAVEKKVLTSTVDSKDENKGRVVQKAKLEIFLEKKIPAATSSAEAKPKENAAAGKAESETKSTVDETKPENKAATDVVKKEG